One Roseburia rectibacter DNA window includes the following coding sequences:
- a CDS encoding HAD-IA family hydrolase yields MNTKNIKAVIFDMDGTLIDTEKYYRMFWPKALAHFGYEMTDEQALTMRSLGQPYAPQHLKEMFHDPDLDYTAIRNYRKQIMGECLKKNGIEIKKGAIELLDYLKAQGIRRAIATATDQVRTEQYLKQLGLYGYFDQIICATMVEHGKPSPDIYQYACRQLALLPNECMAVEDSPNGVCSAYDAGCNVVMVPDQTEPDETLRGKLAARVDSLDEIIKLFEKFPGLTKEDEEHQLSKIIEIAQDNLDHAKEDIRKINEDLADLLEVYDAKDKEGLALWNNATARLKEEERELVRYEKARKKPYFGRIDFRDPKAKADETFYIGRVGITDSSSDPVVLDWRAPIASVYYESRMGTCQYTVSSEGTFEIDLKRKRTYEIENDRLKDFFDSDVVANDELLTKYLAKNKKAVLGEIIATIQKEQNLIIRRSPKTNIIVQGVAGSGKTTVAMHRISYILYNYKDDFRPEDFYIIGSNRILLNYITSVLPELDVYGIRQMTMEQLFIRLLYEDWGETRFSYHNIDKTDAKNSIRGGTAWFLDLEKFCQNYENQSIAKEDIYMEKTGNLLLSKEQIGRYLKNNPKVSMQSKILMLNEILYAKYENEVSGKSVTFPPKEKKILDKKYASYFGDGKWRESVFTFYREFLLAQQEAGKEVDVPENSFDVYDLAALAYIYKRIKETDPVREASHVVIDEAQDFGMMSYRCLHYCLYDCTYTIMGDTSQNIHFEYGLNDWEELKKLILTGTFDAFGLLRKSYRNTVEISGFANEILRHGDFSIYPVEPIIRHGNPVQTVACPDENQLLADTVTTIKKWQQDGYETIAVICRDEAEAAQAAEELKKYVKIAESDLEKAEFGDGVMVLPVSYTKGLEFDAVLLFDPTQEKYPSDNGHVKLLYVAATRALHELVVLHRGKLTGILADKVPEGKHMKEFAAETLTKAAEFERVQHTEKEIEQQRRIEGAKDMAEREYIGPKRIVIKTQGKENEAAARGKILTGQKMASACKRAVAAPVRKAADNSGKNEKNHTEEIIISPYEFGAIPDNAILRVKGHSRNNFVIKWIKKTKSYVELSSMYGLLRITPITPEVIRVSFVKGVTEKIGDTAWKGKADTAFTWSAKESKMLVEIATEKVTVHIAKNNGAVCFYNEKKQLLLTEKAEEPRFQEGGCNWTFFEWEKSEHLKAKGLLAADFMDVTAKAKYISYGGKKLRMPLILSEKGYGLAIASKGTVLFCGIRTFGPYIMAEGSQSDYYFISEKNREKLVEIYQRTLTLRYCSQAGIF; encoded by the coding sequence ATGAATACAAAAAACATAAAAGCCGTAATTTTTGATATGGACGGCACACTGATCGATACGGAAAAATATTACCGCATGTTCTGGCCAAAGGCACTGGCGCATTTTGGGTATGAAATGACGGATGAACAGGCACTTACCATGCGGTCGCTTGGGCAGCCATATGCACCACAGCATTTAAAAGAAATGTTTCATGATCCGGATCTGGATTATACGGCGATACGAAATTATCGCAAGCAGATCATGGGAGAGTGTCTGAAAAAAAATGGAATTGAGATCAAAAAAGGTGCAATCGAACTTCTTGATTATTTAAAGGCACAGGGTATTCGCCGTGCAATCGCGACGGCGACAGATCAGGTGCGTACGGAACAGTATTTAAAGCAGCTTGGTCTTTACGGTTATTTTGATCAGATCATCTGTGCAACGATGGTGGAACATGGAAAGCCTTCACCGGATATCTATCAGTATGCATGCAGACAGCTTGCACTTTTGCCGAATGAATGTATGGCGGTTGAGGATTCCCCAAACGGTGTATGCAGTGCTTATGATGCAGGCTGTAATGTTGTGATGGTGCCGGATCAGACCGAACCGGATGAGACACTGCGTGGGAAACTGGCAGCGAGGGTGGATTCGTTAGATGAGATCATAAAGCTGTTTGAGAAATTCCCCGGTCTGACAAAGGAAGACGAGGAGCATCAGCTCAGTAAAATCATAGAGATCGCGCAGGATAATTTAGATCATGCGAAAGAAGATATCCGGAAGATCAATGAAGATCTTGCCGATCTCCTCGAAGTCTACGATGCAAAGGATAAGGAAGGACTGGCACTCTGGAACAATGCGACTGCGAGGTTAAAAGAGGAAGAACGGGAACTGGTGCGCTATGAAAAGGCACGTAAGAAGCCATATTTTGGGCGCATTGATTTCAGGGATCCAAAGGCGAAAGCGGATGAGACTTTTTATATTGGAAGAGTCGGCATCACGGACAGCAGCTCTGATCCGGTTGTGCTCGACTGGAGAGCACCGATCGCATCAGTATACTATGAGAGCAGGATGGGAACGTGCCAATATACCGTGAGTTCTGAGGGAACATTTGAGATTGATCTGAAACGCAAGCGCACTTACGAGATTGAAAATGACCGGTTAAAAGATTTCTTTGATTCGGATGTGGTCGCCAACGATGAACTGCTGACAAAATACCTTGCCAAAAATAAAAAGGCAGTTTTGGGCGAGATCATTGCGACGATCCAGAAAGAGCAGAACCTCATTATCCGCCGTTCACCGAAAACAAACATCATTGTGCAGGGTGTCGCTGGTTCCGGAAAAACGACGGTGGCGATGCACCGCATTTCCTATATTCTATATAATTATAAAGATGATTTCCGCCCGGAGGACTTTTATATTATAGGAAGCAACCGGATTCTTTTGAATTATATCACAAGTGTTCTGCCGGAACTTGATGTGTATGGAATCCGTCAGATGACGATGGAGCAGCTTTTCATCCGCCTTTTGTATGAGGATTGGGGCGAGACGCGGTTTTCTTACCACAATATCGACAAGACAGATGCAAAAAACAGCATCAGGGGCGGCACGGCGTGGTTTCTGGATTTAGAAAAATTCTGCCAGAACTATGAGAATCAGTCGATCGCAAAAGAAGACATTTATATGGAAAAGACTGGAAATCTCCTGTTATCAAAGGAGCAGATCGGACGTTATTTAAAAAATAATCCGAAAGTTTCCATGCAGAGCAAGATACTCATGTTAAATGAGATTTTGTATGCAAAATATGAAAATGAGGTTTCCGGGAAGTCCGTGACTTTTCCGCCAAAAGAGAAAAAGATTTTAGACAAAAAGTACGCGTCTTATTTTGGGGATGGAAAATGGAGAGAATCTGTATTTACTTTTTACAGAGAATTTTTACTTGCGCAGCAGGAGGCAGGAAAAGAAGTCGATGTGCCGGAAAACTCGTTTGATGTCTATGATCTTGCGGCACTTGCATATATTTACAAGAGGATCAAAGAGACGGATCCGGTGCGTGAGGCGAGCCATGTAGTGATTGATGAGGCGCAGGACTTTGGCATGATGTCATACAGATGCCTGCATTACTGTCTGTATGACTGTACTTACACGATCATGGGTGATACATCCCAGAATATTCATTTTGAGTATGGTTTAAACGACTGGGAAGAGTTGAAAAAACTGATTTTGACAGGGACATTTGATGCGTTCGGACTTCTTAGGAAAAGTTACCGCAACACGGTGGAAATTTCTGGGTTTGCAAATGAAATTCTGCGTCATGGAGATTTTTCCATTTATCCGGTAGAGCCGATTATCCGTCACGGAAATCCGGTGCAGACGGTGGCATGTCCGGATGAAAATCAATTGCTGGCAGATACCGTCACCACGATCAAAAAATGGCAGCAGGACGGTTATGAGACGATCGCTGTGATCTGTCGTGATGAGGCGGAAGCGGCACAGGCTGCGGAAGAACTAAAGAAATATGTAAAAATTGCAGAATCAGATCTGGAAAAAGCCGAGTTCGGGGATGGCGTCATGGTGCTTCCTGTCTCCTACACGAAAGGACTTGAATTTGATGCTGTGCTGCTGTTTGATCCGACACAGGAAAAATACCCGTCGGATAACGGGCATGTCAAACTTCTGTATGTGGCTGCGACCCGCGCACTGCATGAACTTGTGGTTTTGCACCGTGGAAAGCTGACCGGGATCCTTGCCGACAAAGTCCCGGAAGGAAAACATATGAAAGAGTTTGCGGCAGAAACCTTGACAAAAGCAGCGGAATTTGAACGGGTGCAGCACACGGAAAAAGAGATCGAACAGCAGCGCAGGATCGAGGGCGCAAAGGATATGGCAGAGCGCGAGTATATCGGTCCGAAGCGCATTGTCATTAAAACGCAGGGGAAAGAGAATGAGGCTGCGGCAAGAGGAAAAATATTGACAGGGCAGAAAATGGCATCTGCCTGTAAGAGAGCTGTGGCAGCGCCAGTCAGAAAAGCAGCAGACAACTCTGGAAAAAACGAAAAAAATCATACGGAGGAAATCATTATCTCTCCATATGAATTTGGCGCGATACCGGACAATGCGATCCTCCGTGTCAAAGGTCATTCCCGAAACAATTTTGTCATCAAATGGATCAAAAAGACAAAAAGCTATGTGGAACTTTCCAGTATGTACGGACTTTTACGCATCACACCGATCACACCGGAGGTGATCCGGGTCAGTTTCGTGAAGGGTGTCACGGAAAAAATTGGCGATACAGCATGGAAAGGAAAGGCGGATACAGCATTTACATGGAGTGCAAAAGAATCCAAAATGCTGGTAGAAATTGCAACGGAAAAAGTTACCGTGCACATTGCAAAAAATAATGGTGCGGTCTGCTTTTACAATGAGAAAAAGCAGTTACTGCTTACGGAAAAAGCGGAGGAACCGAGGTTTCAGGAAGGCGGATGTAACTGGACATTTTTTGAATGGGAAAAGTCCGAACATTTGAAAGCAAAGGGACTGCTTGCCGCTGATTTTATGGATGTGACAGCAAAAGCAAAATACATTTCCTATGGTGGAAAAAAGTTAAGAATGCCGCTTATTTTATCAGAGAAAGGATACGGGCTTGCCATTGCATCGAAAGGAACTGTGCTGTTTTGTGGGATACGGACTTTTGGACCTTATATCATGGCAGAGGGGAGTCAGAGCGATTATTATTTTATCAGCGAAAAGAACCGTGAAAAATTGGTTGAGATCTACCAGAGAACATTGACTTTACGCTACTGTTCACAGGCAGGCATTTTCTGA
- a CDS encoding GDSL-type esterase/lipase family protein gives MTKEEKIARYSKLNQEVVPGKIVCAGSSLMEMFPVEKFIDEDHLDITVYNRGIGGFITDELLENVDVCILDLKPSRLFINIGTNDLSDPAISIDRMIANYDRILSIVENKLPDIEIYMMAYYPINYEAAAEEMKPCLRVRTNGKIAMANKAVQELAERHHAKYIDINDPLKDWDGNLKAEYTIEGMHIKEEGYRAIFDLFMGYAKEPRWNV, from the coding sequence ATGACGAAAGAAGAAAAAATTGCACGTTACAGTAAATTGAATCAGGAAGTGGTACCGGGGAAAATTGTATGCGCAGGTTCCTCACTGATGGAGATGTTTCCGGTCGAAAAATTTATTGACGAAGACCATCTGGATATCACGGTCTATAACCGTGGAATCGGCGGTTTTATCACAGACGAGCTGCTTGAAAATGTAGATGTCTGCATCCTGGATCTAAAGCCGTCCCGCCTTTTTATCAATATCGGGACAAATGATCTGAGTGATCCTGCGATATCAATAGACCGGATGATCGCAAACTATGACAGGATACTTTCCATTGTAGAAAACAAACTGCCTGATATTGAAATCTATATGATGGCATATTATCCGATTAATTATGAAGCAGCAGCCGAGGAGATGAAACCATGTCTGCGTGTCCGCACGAACGGGAAAATTGCGATGGCAAATAAGGCAGTGCAGGAGCTTGCGGAAAGACATCATGCAAAATATATAGATATCAATGATCCGTTAAAAGACTGGGATGGAAATCTAAAAGCAGAGTATACGATTGAGGGAATGCATATCAAGGAGGAAGGCTACCGTGCGATCTTTGATCTGTTTATGGGGTATGCAAAAGAGCCACGATGGAACGTCTGA
- a CDS encoding LysR family transcriptional regulator, translated as MEIRQLEYFRAVVEEGTVSGAAKVLKMTQPPVSYQMKMLEEELNVQLFFRGTKKITLTEAGKVLYARSGSILKMLDVTKREVVKVSQSATIHIGITPSTVLMMSEYIERFSKQYPEIHFDIHEGSTFNLKEQLEKHMIDITTLRTPITLNGCKTKRLIQEKLVAVAADGYEGIEGFRKKDGSQISLRELSKEHLILSHRYRNYIISAFEAVGLTCDIYYECEDARTAMTIAEKGIGVAILPESMRVSDSMSVYGITDADLTTEILLAWREERLPVEVEAFIKEMEFEED; from the coding sequence ATGGAAATCAGACAGTTGGAATATTTTCGTGCAGTAGTGGAAGAGGGAACGGTGAGTGGTGCTGCGAAAGTTCTTAAAATGACACAGCCACCGGTCAGTTATCAGATGAAAATGCTTGAAGAAGAACTTAATGTACAGCTTTTTTTTCGTGGAACAAAGAAAATCACATTGACAGAAGCTGGAAAGGTGTTGTATGCAAGGTCTGGCAGTATTTTAAAAATGTTAGATGTTACAAAGCGTGAGGTGGTCAAGGTAAGTCAGTCTGCAACGATACATATTGGTATTACACCATCTACGGTTCTGATGATGTCAGAATATATTGAGCGGTTTTCAAAACAATATCCGGAGATTCATTTTGATATTCATGAGGGATCGACATTCAATTTAAAAGAACAATTAGAAAAACACATGATAGATATCACAACGCTGCGTACGCCGATCACGCTGAACGGTTGTAAGACAAAGAGGCTGATTCAGGAAAAACTGGTTGCCGTGGCAGCAGATGGATATGAGGGAATAGAGGGATTCAGGAAAAAGGATGGATCACAGATTAGTTTGAGAGAATTGTCAAAGGAACATCTGATATTATCACACCGGTATCGGAATTATATTATTTCAGCGTTTGAGGCTGTTGGACTGACCTGCGATATCTATTATGAATGTGAGGATGCAAGAACAGCGATGACAATTGCAGAAAAAGGGATTGGAGTGGCAATTTTGCCAGAGTCCATGCGTGTGTCTGACTCGATGAGTGTTTATGGCATTACGGACGCTGATCTTACAACCGAGATATTGTTAGCATGGCGCGAGGAACGTTTGCCGGTAGAAGTGGAAGCATTTATTAAGGAAATGGAATTCGAGGAGGATTAA
- a CDS encoding MATE family efflux transporter yields the protein MKRIDFENGTVTENILSAALPMLAAQILSLLYNIVDRIYIGRIPNIGTTALGAVGLCFPLIMIITACSNLFGSGGAPLFSINRGKGDKEQANRILNTSFSMVCASALLLMGTGLLFAKPLLILFGASKNALTFARPYMMLYLLGTLPSMIATGMNPFINAQGYSTTGMFSVAIGAIANILLDPLFIFTFHLGVNGAAAATVLSQILSALFVFHFLRRKAEIKVRLLRKNELSSCIPLAKSIISLGTSGFIMQLTNSLVSICCNHVLSVTGGDVYVSVMTIVSSVRQMVETPIYAITEGSSPIISYNYGALRPARVKKAGITMALMALVYTGLMWSVIILAPEYLIGVFSSDTALSADAVPALKLYFAAFIFMDLQYIGQTVFKSLNKRKQAIFFSLLRKVFIVVPLTYLLPYTFHMGTDGVFLAEPVSNVIGGSLCFITMLFTVLPELNRMENQ from the coding sequence ATGAAACGCATTGATTTTGAAAACGGAACCGTAACTGAAAATATATTAAGCGCTGCCCTCCCTATGCTTGCAGCCCAGATTTTAAGTCTGCTCTATAACATTGTAGACCGCATTTATATTGGTCGTATCCCGAATATCGGGACCACAGCGCTTGGTGCTGTCGGACTTTGTTTTCCGCTTATTATGATCATCACGGCATGCAGCAATCTGTTCGGGAGCGGCGGCGCACCGCTTTTTTCGATCAACCGTGGGAAAGGTGATAAAGAACAGGCAAACAGGATCTTAAATACCTCTTTTTCCATGGTATGTGCCAGTGCACTCCTCCTGATGGGAACCGGTCTTCTCTTTGCAAAACCGCTTCTCATTCTTTTTGGTGCCTCAAAAAATGCTCTGACTTTTGCCAGACCTTATATGATGCTGTATCTGCTCGGTACACTTCCATCCATGATTGCTACCGGCATGAACCCTTTTATCAATGCACAGGGGTATTCCACAACCGGGATGTTTTCCGTGGCAATCGGTGCAATCGCAAACATTCTCCTGGATCCGCTCTTTATTTTTACCTTCCATCTGGGCGTAAACGGTGCAGCGGCCGCCACTGTATTGTCACAGATTTTATCTGCACTGTTTGTGTTTCATTTTCTGCGCCGCAAAGCGGAGATCAAAGTCCGCCTGCTTCGAAAAAATGAACTTTCCTCCTGCATTCCTCTCGCGAAAAGTATCATCAGCCTCGGTACATCCGGTTTTATCATGCAGCTCACCAACAGTCTCGTCTCCATCTGCTGCAATCATGTACTCTCCGTCACCGGTGGCGATGTGTACGTCTCTGTCATGACAATTGTCTCAAGTGTCCGCCAGATGGTGGAAACTCCGATCTATGCGATCACGGAAGGTTCCTCCCCAATCATAAGCTACAACTATGGTGCCCTCCGCCCCGCGCGCGTCAAAAAAGCCGGCATCACGATGGCTCTTATGGCGCTCGTCTATACCGGCCTCATGTGGAGCGTGATCATTCTCGCCCCGGAATATTTAATTGGTGTTTTCAGTTCGGATACAGCACTGTCAGCAGATGCCGTTCCCGCATTAAAACTGTATTTTGCTGCATTTATCTTTATGGATCTGCAGTATATCGGTCAGACTGTTTTCAAATCTTTAAACAAACGGAAACAGGCGATCTTCTTTTCCCTGCTGCGCAAGGTGTTTATCGTTGTACCGCTGACCTATCTTCTGCCATACACTTTCCACATGGGAACGGACGGCGTATTTCTTGCAGAACCCGTATCAAATGTGATCGGTGGCAGTCTGTGTTTTATCACAATGCTGTTTACGGTTCTGCCGGAGCTGAACCGGATGGAAAATCAGTAA
- a CDS encoding RecQ family ATP-dependent DNA helicase yields MNLYQTLKHYFGYDTLRTGQQELMEGILKGKDVLGIMPTGAGKSLCYQVPALMLSGITIVISPLISLMSDQVKALNQAGVHAAYINSSLTENQIRAALLYAAQGKYKIIYVAPERLNTMRFLDFACRADISMVTVDEAHCISQWGQDFRPSYLEIADFLARLPRRPVVSAFTATATERVKQDITGSLHLQNPVTVVTGFDRPNLFFRVVKRKGGKETDNSILNYVKRHEDESGIIYCATKKNVDSVCELLLQHGILAGRYHAGLSLEERKESQDDFTYDRIRVMVATNAFGMGIDKSNVRYVLHYNMPQSLEYYYQEAGRAGRDGEEAECVLFFSKQDIMINKRLLDYKATEGGYTSGDPAVRANEQRKLNQMIHYCETDECLRQYILNYFGDHSPCTCEKCSNCVVPEDEVEENYIETGKAKKKTAGLADLTKEGQELFEELRKCRLELAAKQGVPPFIICSDKTLKDMCAKCPADKAQMADVYGMGAQKIASYGESFAEIIRMFLQTHESGNMTTGKTEGAAVVEIVSKPLAGKKKQPFYIAPGKLDQVTFSDACMVSELTDRINALCEEKDRKKLTAAFVNDLLVQKGYLKEEEQDETRIRRVTEKGIAAGICEEERRSKFGGGHYYALIHTRESQEMIVAELKAYFTDFPSGSAPAEP; encoded by the coding sequence GTGAACCTGTACCAAACCCTCAAACACTATTTTGGATATGATACCCTGCGCACCGGTCAGCAGGAGCTGATGGAAGGAATTTTAAAGGGAAAGGATGTACTTGGCATCATGCCGACCGGAGCCGGAAAGTCACTCTGTTATCAGGTGCCGGCACTAATGCTTTCCGGTATCACGATCGTGATCTCGCCATTGATCTCCCTGATGTCCGATCAGGTCAAAGCACTGAATCAGGCAGGAGTACATGCAGCATATATCAACAGTTCGCTGACGGAGAATCAGATCCGGGCAGCACTTTTGTATGCAGCGCAGGGAAAGTATAAGATCATCTATGTGGCACCGGAGCGGTTAAATACCATGCGTTTTTTAGATTTTGCATGCCGGGCAGACATTTCGATGGTGACAGTGGATGAGGCACACTGTATTTCCCAGTGGGGACAGGATTTCAGGCCAAGCTATTTAGAGATTGCAGATTTTCTTGCAAGACTGCCGAGACGCCCTGTGGTCAGCGCATTTACGGCGACAGCGACCGAGCGCGTCAAACAGGATATCACGGGAAGTCTGCACCTGCAGAATCCGGTGACTGTCGTGACCGGGTTTGACCGGCCGAATCTTTTCTTCCGTGTCGTAAAGCGAAAAGGTGGAAAAGAGACGGACAACAGTATTTTAAATTATGTCAAAAGGCATGAGGATGAGAGTGGAATCATCTACTGTGCGACAAAAAAGAATGTGGACAGTGTCTGTGAACTTTTATTGCAGCACGGCATTCTGGCAGGGCGGTACCATGCGGGGCTTTCTTTGGAAGAACGGAAAGAGAGTCAGGATGATTTTACCTATGACAGGATCCGTGTGATGGTTGCAACCAACGCATTTGGAATGGGGATCGACAAATCCAATGTGCGTTATGTTCTCCATTATAATATGCCGCAAAGCCTTGAATATTATTATCAGGAGGCGGGAAGAGCCGGGCGCGACGGGGAGGAAGCGGAGTGTGTGCTTTTCTTTTCCAAACAGGATATCATGATTAACAAACGGCTGCTTGACTATAAGGCGACAGAGGGCGGATATACGTCGGGGGATCCGGCAGTCCGGGCAAATGAACAGCGGAAACTGAATCAGATGATTCATTACTGTGAGACAGATGAGTGTCTGCGCCAGTATATCCTGAACTATTTTGGGGATCACAGTCCGTGCACCTGCGAAAAATGCAGTAACTGTGTTGTACCAGAGGACGAGGTGGAGGAAAATTATATAGAGACCGGAAAGGCAAAGAAAAAGACCGCGGGACTTGCAGATTTAACGAAAGAGGGACAGGAGCTGTTTGAGGAGCTGCGTAAATGCCGGTTGGAGCTTGCAGCAAAACAGGGCGTACCTCCATTTATCATCTGTTCGGATAAAACGTTGAAAGATATGTGCGCTAAATGTCCGGCTGATAAAGCGCAGATGGCAGACGTTTACGGAATGGGTGCACAGAAGATTGCAAGCTACGGGGAAAGTTTTGCAGAGATCATCCGGATGTTTTTGCAGACACATGAATCCGGAAATATGACGACAGGAAAGACAGAAGGAGCTGCGGTAGTAGAAATTGTGTCGAAGCCCCTGGCGGGAAAAAAGAAACAGCCGTTTTATATTGCACCGGGAAAATTAGATCAGGTAACGTTTTCTGACGCCTGCATGGTATCGGAACTGACCGACCGGATCAATGCGCTCTGTGAGGAAAAAGACCGCAAAAAGCTGACGGCTGCTTTTGTCAATGATCTGCTCGTACAAAAAGGCTATTTGAAGGAAGAGGAACAGGACGAAACCCGCATCAGACGTGTGACCGAAAAAGGCATTGCAGCGGGAATATGCGAAGAGGAAAGACGGTCAAAATTTGGCGGCGGGCATTATTATGCACTGATCCACACGAGGGAGAGTCAGGAAATGATCGTGGCGGAGCTGAAAGCATATTTTACTGATTTTCCATCCGGTTCAGCTCCGGCAGAACCGTAA
- a CDS encoding sodium-dependent transporter codes for MSNLHTHDNKRSSFSGKLGYVLSAAGASVGLGNIWRFPYLAAKYGGGIFLLIYILLALTFGYTMIMAESALGRMTRKSPVGAFQAFGKAGWLSAGGWINAIIPVLIVPYYSVIGGWVIKYLIEYIRGNGKMLAADGYFSEFISDGVSTELCFILFCLFTLTIIYAGVRNGIERVSKFMMPILIVLSVLIAVYSVTRPGAMEGVKYFLVPNVKNFSWMTVVAAMGQMFYSLSIAMGILITFGSYMKKETSLEDSTRNVEVFDTAIAIMAGLMIIPAVFAFSGGDPDTLQAGPALMFITIPKVFENMGFGTVVGILFFLLVLFAAVTSSIALTESAVSTFEDELGWSRRRATVLVGVIMIALGSLSSLGYGPLVGIKIIGMQFLDFFDFLTNSVMMPIAAMLTSLFVSRIVGMKRMEDEIMHGGSTFRRKKIFIVMIKYLCPVFALIILISSVANAFGWIAM; via the coding sequence ATGAGCAATTTACACACACACGACAACAAAAGAAGTTCTTTTTCCGGGAAACTGGGTTATGTACTGTCCGCCGCAGGTGCGTCCGTAGGACTTGGAAATATCTGGAGATTTCCATATCTGGCGGCAAAATATGGTGGAGGGATTTTCCTTCTGATCTATATTTTACTGGCACTGACGTTTGGATATACGATGATCATGGCTGAGTCGGCACTTGGACGCATGACAAGGAAAAGTCCGGTGGGAGCATTTCAGGCATTTGGAAAAGCCGGATGGCTGTCAGCCGGTGGATGGATCAATGCGATCATCCCGGTATTGATCGTGCCGTATTATTCCGTGATCGGCGGCTGGGTGATCAAATACCTGATCGAGTATATCAGGGGAAATGGAAAAATGCTGGCGGCAGACGGATATTTTTCGGAGTTTATCTCAGATGGAGTATCCACGGAACTCTGTTTTATCCTGTTCTGTCTGTTCACTCTGACGATCATTTACGCAGGGGTGCGAAACGGAATCGAACGTGTATCGAAATTTATGATGCCGATACTGATCGTGTTATCCGTCCTGATTGCGGTGTATTCCGTGACAAGACCGGGCGCCATGGAGGGAGTAAAATATTTTCTTGTGCCAAATGTGAAAAACTTTTCCTGGATGACGGTGGTAGCGGCGATGGGACAGATGTTTTATTCGCTGTCGATTGCAATGGGAATCCTCATTACCTTTGGATCCTATATGAAAAAAGAAACATCACTGGAAGATTCCACAAGAAATGTGGAAGTGTTTGACACGGCGATCGCTATTATGGCGGGACTGATGATCATTCCGGCGGTGTTCGCATTTTCGGGCGGCGACCCGGATACTCTGCAGGCGGGACCGGCATTGATGTTTATTACAATTCCAAAAGTGTTTGAGAATATGGGATTTGGGACAGTAGTTGGAATCCTATTTTTCCTGCTAGTACTGTTTGCAGCAGTAACAAGTTCTATCGCATTGACTGAGAGCGCGGTTTCTACCTTTGAGGATGAGCTGGGATGGAGCAGAAGAAGAGCAACGGTTTTAGTCGGAGTGATCATGATCGCGCTTGGAAGTTTATCTTCACTGGGATATGGACCGTTAGTAGGCATTAAAATTATCGGCATGCAGTTTTTGGATTTCTTTGATTTTCTGACGAACTCTGTGATGATGCCGATTGCGGCAATGCTCACAAGCCTGTTTGTATCGAGAATCGTCGGAATGAAGCGGATGGAAGATGAGATCATGCACGGAGGGAGCACATTCCGCAGGAAAAAGATTTTTATTGTGATGATCAAATATCTGTGCCCGGTCTTTGCACTGATCATACTGATCAGTTCCGTGGCAAATGCATTTGGCTGGATTGCAATGTAA